One Desulfobulbus oligotrophicus DNA segment encodes these proteins:
- a CDS encoding aminoglycoside phosphotransferase family protein, which produces MVSQPSGIQVTVLVPDGSSRRFFQLQAPGEQPVIAILPPEGDGHGHAEARSFDRIGRHLHQTMVPVPKVLGFDADSGLVCCEDLGRQRLFEVVTTRGLKSALPYYEAVIRELVHMQVCGAEGFDPDWCWDTPCYDQRLMRERESGYFLQACCTDFLGMQYDHEAVTMECTHLADQAAQAPARFFLHRDFQCRNIMLTGGNIRFIDFQGGRLGPLAYDLASLLLDPYAALPETLQEHLLDVYLHVLRDYMVYDPQQFRREYVFLALQRNLQILGAFAFLSQVRQKPFFTQFLQPALFSLRRLLAKPEAASYVVLNSLAGQCHQELSKRL; this is translated from the coding sequence ATGGTATCGCAGCCGTCCGGGATTCAGGTCACAGTCCTGGTGCCGGATGGTTCTTCGCGTCGTTTTTTTCAGTTGCAGGCGCCGGGAGAACAACCGGTCATAGCAATTCTGCCACCGGAAGGAGACGGGCACGGCCATGCTGAAGCCCGATCTTTTGACCGAATCGGTCGTCACCTGCATCAGACCATGGTTCCAGTGCCAAAGGTCCTTGGTTTTGATGCTGACAGCGGTTTGGTCTGCTGTGAAGATCTGGGCAGGCAGCGACTGTTTGAAGTGGTGACAACCAGGGGACTGAAGTCGGCCTTACCGTATTATGAGGCGGTGATCCGCGAACTGGTGCACATGCAGGTATGCGGTGCAGAGGGATTTGACCCGGACTGGTGCTGGGACACACCTTGTTATGATCAAAGGTTGATGCGGGAACGGGAGTCGGGGTATTTTTTACAGGCCTGCTGCACTGACTTTCTCGGCATGCAGTATGATCATGAGGCTGTGACAATGGAATGCACTCATCTTGCCGATCAGGCGGCTCAGGCGCCGGCCCGCTTCTTTCTTCACCGGGACTTTCAGTGCCGTAACATCATGCTGACCGGCGGGAACATTCGCTTCATTGATTTTCAGGGAGGTCGCCTGGGTCCGCTGGCCTATGATCTCGCCTCCCTTCTGCTCGACCCGTATGCTGCGTTGCCGGAAACTCTGCAGGAACATCTGCTTGACGTCTATCTTCACGTTCTCCGGGATTATATGGTCTACGATCCGCAGCAGTTTCGTCGTGAATATGTCTTTTTGGCACTGCAGCGCAATCTTCAGATACTCGGTGCCTTTGCCTTTCTCAGTCAGGTCCGGCAGAAGCCGTTCTTCACCCAGTTTTTACAACCCGCCCTCTTTTCATTGCGACGCCTTCTTGCGAAACCTGAGGCGGCAAGCTATGTTGTGCTGAACTCTCTTGCCGGTCAATGTCACCAGGAGCTTAGCAAACGATTATGA
- a CDS encoding sugar phosphate nucleotidyltransferase, with the protein MQAIILAAGYGTRLRPYTDIRPKPLFPVLNRPLLELLLAQLQQCGCNRIVVNSHHLAAQIEAVASSWPGVLYQFEPEILGTGGSLRRALARLTDEPILVMNGDLYHQVDLPQVYQHHLLSKNKITLALHACPRFNTVDVQGDRVAGFGSSSADSLAFTGIHVVEPKTIAQIPDHGFFHIIDLYRVLAREGQIGYCRVDGSLWRDIGTPADYLQLHAELLTEKGKCTWLIDPAAHIGSQVVLQGWGCIGSGATIGDRAQLSCCVVWDGAEVKPGSIHTQSIVTGYGADMQPTEKAGLNNG; encoded by the coding sequence ATGCAGGCGATCATTCTTGCCGCCGGGTATGGTACCCGTTTGCGGCCATATACAGATATCCGACCTAAACCGTTGTTTCCGGTCCTTAACCGGCCGCTGCTGGAGCTGTTGCTGGCACAGCTGCAGCAGTGCGGCTGTAACCGGATAGTGGTCAACAGCCATCACCTGGCAGCCCAGATTGAGGCAGTTGCGAGTTCGTGGCCCGGCGTTTTATATCAGTTCGAACCTGAGATCCTCGGTACCGGTGGCAGCCTGCGCAGGGCATTGGCCCGGTTGACTGATGAGCCGATTTTGGTGATGAACGGAGATCTGTACCATCAGGTCGATCTGCCTCAGGTCTACCAACATCATCTGTTGTCAAAAAATAAGATCACCCTTGCCCTGCATGCCTGTCCCCGTTTCAATACTGTGGATGTACAGGGTGACCGTGTCGCGGGCTTTGGGAGCAGCAGTGCCGACAGCCTTGCCTTTACCGGTATCCATGTGGTTGAGCCGAAAACCATAGCCCAAATTCCTGATCACGGCTTTTTTCATATCATCGATCTTTACCGTGTCTTGGCCCGGGAAGGGCAGATCGGCTACTGTCGCGTTGACGGTTCACTGTGGCGCGATATAGGTACGCCTGCAGATTATCTGCAACTGCACGCGGAACTGCTGACTGAAAAAGGGAAGTGTACATGGCTGATCGATCCTGCTGCTCATATCGGCTCGCAGGTTGTACTGCAGGGCTGGGGGTGCATCGGTTCCGGGGCAACGATCGGTGATCGGGCCCAGCTGAGCTGCTGTGTGGTTTGGGACGGCGCTGAGGTGAAGCCGGGCTCGATCCATACACAGTCAATTGTCACCGGATACGGAGCAGACATGCAGCCAACGGAAAAAGCGGGATTGAACAATGGATAG
- the hisF gene encoding imidazole glycerol phosphate synthase subunit HisF: MITLLDYGAGNVRSVINAIEHLGETVSLVTNAADIEQAERLVFPGVGNFGMLMHSLRENGLREPLIRYLHSGKPFFGICVALQALFESSEEVPEEPGLGILPGRVQRFTCDLAVPHIGWNGIKAQQGSPLFKGLHGYEKFYFIHSFHVVPATTEAILTTTDYGYEFVSAIQKGAMVATQFHPEKSGRAGLKLLENFLAGTRETVHLTACPSTTVLAKRIIACLDVRANDQGDLVVTKGDQYEVREQGAVRNLGKPVELAGEYYQQGADEIAFLNITAYRDLPLKDMPMFEVLQQTSQHVFAPLTIGGGIRDFTDPDGRLYSALEMASQYFRAGADKISIGSDAVLIVEDVLRTGHPTGFSSIEQISRVYGSQAVVISIDPRRVYVNSPDAVAHQVISTRYPGPNGERFCWYECTIRGGREGRPVDAVTLAQVCEQLGAGEILLNCIDRDGTNAGFDLELINAVCSAVTIPVIASSGAGKVEHFGEVFTQTGAEAALAAGIFHRREVPIGAVKKYLQGKVEIRPVDDVDPITTP, from the coding sequence ATGATTACTCTTCTCGATTATGGTGCCGGCAATGTTCGTTCAGTCATCAATGCCATCGAACATCTCGGTGAAACTGTTTCCCTGGTAACCAACGCCGCCGATATTGAACAGGCTGAACGGCTGGTGTTTCCCGGTGTCGGCAACTTCGGCATGCTGATGCACAGCCTGCGGGAAAACGGCCTGCGTGAACCGCTGATCCGCTATCTGCACTCAGGCAAGCCATTTTTCGGCATCTGTGTTGCTCTCCAGGCGCTTTTTGAATCGAGTGAAGAGGTTCCGGAAGAACCCGGGTTGGGCATCCTGCCCGGCCGGGTACAGCGTTTCACCTGTGATCTTGCCGTTCCACACATCGGCTGGAACGGGATTAAGGCGCAGCAGGGATCACCACTTTTCAAGGGGCTTCATGGCTACGAAAAGTTCTACTTTATCCACTCCTTCCATGTTGTTCCAGCAACAACCGAAGCAATCCTGACCACAACCGACTATGGCTACGAATTTGTCAGCGCCATCCAGAAAGGGGCCATGGTTGCCACGCAGTTCCATCCTGAAAAAAGCGGCCGGGCAGGACTCAAGCTGCTGGAGAACTTCCTTGCCGGCACCCGGGAAACGGTCCACCTCACAGCCTGCCCGTCAACCACTGTCCTGGCCAAGCGGATCATTGCCTGTCTTGACGTTCGTGCGAATGATCAGGGCGACCTGGTGGTCACCAAAGGCGACCAGTACGAGGTCCGTGAGCAGGGGGCTGTCCGTAACCTTGGCAAGCCTGTGGAGCTGGCCGGTGAATATTATCAGCAGGGGGCTGACGAGATCGCCTTTCTCAACATTACCGCCTACCGTGATCTGCCGCTCAAAGACATGCCCATGTTCGAAGTGTTGCAGCAGACGTCCCAGCATGTTTTTGCGCCCCTGACCATCGGCGGCGGCATCCGTGACTTCACTGATCCGGACGGTCGCCTGTACAGCGCCCTGGAGATGGCATCCCAGTACTTCCGCGCCGGTGCTGATAAAATCTCCATAGGTTCAGACGCGGTACTAATCGTTGAGGATGTTCTCAGGACCGGTCACCCCACCGGTTTCAGCTCAATCGAGCAAATTTCCCGGGTGTATGGAAGCCAGGCTGTTGTTATCTCCATTGACCCGCGCCGAGTGTATGTCAACAGCCCGGATGCTGTTGCACATCAGGTGATTTCCACCCGATACCCCGGTCCGAACGGGGAACGATTCTGCTGGTACGAGTGTACCATCAGGGGGGGCCGCGAAGGTCGTCCGGTGGATGCCGTCACCCTGGCTCAGGTCTGTGAACAGTTGGGTGCCGGAGAGATCCTGCTCAACTGCATTGACAGAGACGGCACCAATGCAGGTTTCGACCTGGAGCTGATCAATGCCGTTTGTTCAGCAGTGACCATTCCGGTGATTGCCTCCAGTGGTGCCGGCAAGGTCGAACATTTTGGTGAGGTCTTCACCCAGACCGGTGCTGAGGCCGCCCTGGCCGCCGGTATATTCCACCGCAGGGAGGTGCCCATCGGTGCGGTTAAAAAATATTTACAGGGTAAGGTGGAGATCAGGCCGGTTGATGATGTCGACCCGATAACAACTCCCTGA
- the trpA gene encoding tryptophan synthase subunit alpha, translating to MSLQEDLQRRRQQKRILLMTHLVLGYPSLAVNREVIGQMAASGVDCIELQIPFSEPIADGPVILKANQHSLDSGITVEQCFQFAREMAAAFPGVHFLFMTYYNIMFKYGEDAFLARTESIGLRGTIIADLPPEEGKTYLSTSKRLGLSAIQFFTPTSSDDRMRTVAGCGDGFIYCVARRGVTGRQTMFDDTLDQYLDRCRQATDLPLAVGFGITSQQDILLLTGKADMAVIGTATIQLVDSRGVAAVGPFITALLG from the coding sequence ATGAGTTTGCAGGAGGATTTACAAAGACGGCGTCAACAGAAGCGGATTTTGCTGATGACCCATCTGGTTCTTGGCTACCCGTCACTGGCTGTTAACCGTGAGGTGATCGGGCAGATGGCGGCCAGTGGTGTTGATTGCATTGAACTGCAGATTCCCTTTTCCGAGCCCATCGCCGATGGACCGGTCATTTTAAAGGCGAATCAGCATAGTCTGGACAGCGGTATAACTGTGGAGCAGTGCTTTCAGTTCGCCCGGGAGATGGCGGCTGCTTTCCCCGGGGTACACTTCCTCTTTATGACGTACTACAATATCATGTTCAAGTACGGTGAGGACGCCTTTCTGGCCCGAACGGAAAGCATAGGGTTGCGTGGAACCATTATTGCCGATTTGCCGCCGGAAGAAGGGAAAACGTACCTGAGCACCAGTAAACGTTTGGGATTGTCGGCCATCCAGTTTTTTACTCCGACCTCCAGTGACGACCGGATGCGGACCGTCGCCGGATGTGGAGATGGTTTTATTTACTGCGTGGCCAGAAGAGGCGTGACCGGACGACAGACCATGTTTGATGATACGCTTGATCAGTATCTGGACAGATGTCGGCAGGCCACTGATCTGCCGCTGGCGGTCGGTTTCGGCATCACCAGTCAACAGGACATACTGCTGTTGACCGGTAAGGCGGACATGGCGGTGATCGGGACTGCCACCATTCAGCTGGTGGATAGCCGGGGCGTTGCTGCAGTCGGGCCCTTTATCACAGCCCTGTTGGGATAA
- the trpB gene encoding tryptophan synthase subunit beta, whose translation MKKGYYGQWGGAFIPEVLHATFADLIQAYESARADGSFWQEYVQLMSNYSCRPTPLTYAENLSRHFGGARIYIKREDLNHTGAHKVNNVMGQGLLVRRMGKKRVIAETGAGQHGMATATMAARFGFDCTVYMGEEDVARQRPNVFWMEKLGATVVPVTNGSRTLKDAMNEAFRDWVASMDETHYVIGTVCGPHPFPEMVAWFQSIIGQEARQQILAQHGRLPDRVYACVGGGSNALGIFQGFIGESEVELVGVEAGGHGIETGQHASRMIAGSGATPGVAQGYKSMFLQTGEGQMLDTHSIAAGLDYVGISPILADLGEQGRVRFAAATDKEVIEALSLTMRTEGIIPAMESAHAFVQAFKEVPSMSSDQAVIINMSGRGDKDIFTIAHAFDDPSWKSFIVARAETYR comes from the coding sequence ATGAAGAAAGGATACTACGGTCAGTGGGGTGGAGCATTTATTCCGGAGGTGCTGCACGCGACCTTTGCCGATTTGATTCAAGCCTATGAGTCTGCCCGTGCAGATGGTTCATTTTGGCAGGAGTATGTCCAGTTGATGAGCAACTACTCCTGTCGGCCAACGCCTCTGACCTATGCGGAAAATTTAAGCCGGCATTTTGGTGGAGCCAGGATATACATTAAACGTGAAGACCTGAATCACACCGGGGCTCATAAGGTGAACAATGTCATGGGCCAGGGGCTTCTGGTCAGGCGCATGGGAAAAAAACGGGTGATCGCTGAAACCGGTGCCGGACAGCACGGTATGGCCACCGCCACCATGGCTGCACGATTTGGCTTTGACTGCACAGTGTATATGGGCGAAGAGGATGTGGCTCGGCAGCGGCCCAATGTGTTCTGGATGGAAAAACTCGGAGCCACCGTGGTGCCGGTCACCAACGGCAGTCGCACGCTTAAAGACGCAATGAATGAGGCCTTTCGTGACTGGGTCGCCTCCATGGATGAGACCCATTACGTTATAGGGACAGTGTGCGGGCCGCATCCTTTTCCTGAGATGGTGGCCTGGTTTCAATCGATCATCGGTCAGGAGGCGCGGCAGCAGATCCTGGCCCAGCATGGTCGTCTGCCGGATCGGGTGTATGCCTGTGTCGGCGGCGGTTCCAATGCACTTGGTATCTTTCAGGGGTTTATCGGGGAGTCCGAAGTGGAACTCGTTGGCGTGGAAGCGGGCGGACACGGTATCGAAACCGGTCAGCATGCCTCACGTATGATTGCAGGCAGTGGCGCTACTCCTGGTGTGGCCCAGGGATACAAGAGTATGTTTCTGCAGACCGGAGAGGGCCAGATGCTTGACACACATTCCATTGCTGCCGGTCTGGATTATGTCGGTATCTCTCCGATCCTGGCCGACCTTGGTGAGCAGGGAAGGGTACGTTTTGCAGCTGCCACGGATAAGGAGGTTATTGAGGCGCTCAGCCTGACCATGCGTACCGAGGGCATTATTCCTGCCATGGAATCGGCCCATGCCTTTGTTCAGGCATTTAAGGAGGTGCCCTCCATGTCGAGTGATCAGGCCGTTATCATCAACATGTCAGGCCGCGGCGATAAAGATATCTTCACCATTGCCCATGCCTTTGACGACCCTTCGTGGAAGTCGTTTATTGTTGCACGGGCGGAAACGTACAGATGA
- a CDS encoding cyclic nucleotide-binding domain-containing protein — MGFPKINFRVCEVKQCPLYLYNDVVQIAGIAISMENNGESSLINTTAVYFPPSRSSCKILSADLTRIIIEYERADQIPDCLISCSGCTGSIRLEHFRMLSRGNDSSNPDSRLEDIVPLLNDLPFFRNIDPAHRHTVFNSFKVRNCVKNEIILRKGDPNESFFIVASGRVTVFNDAEVPISTLRQGDVFGEMSLICDENVGATVQAVNVCRLLQTDRQHFRNMLQMHPSLQHYFTRLFAKRLTDTNKMRSDEYASGMIGTLEEISLEALFQTLHLNQKTGVLTITQLSKGIARFSMRKGALIKAYYAGRKGKTAFQSVLHEKNGRFKFQQGLPAEDAGLAEIGNFMKLLMEGLQSLDEHATTGR; from the coding sequence ATGGGATTTCCTAAAATTAATTTCCGGGTCTGTGAAGTCAAACAGTGTCCGCTATACCTCTACAACGATGTTGTCCAGATTGCCGGCATCGCCATCAGCATGGAAAACAACGGAGAATCGTCACTGATCAATACAACCGCGGTCTATTTTCCACCAAGTCGGAGCAGCTGTAAAATCCTCAGCGCCGATCTGACCAGGATCATCATTGAATACGAGCGGGCCGACCAGATACCGGACTGCCTGATCTCCTGTTCAGGCTGCACAGGGTCCATCCGTCTGGAGCATTTCCGAATGCTGTCAAGAGGCAATGATAGCAGCAACCCCGACAGCCGGCTGGAAGATATTGTCCCCCTGCTGAACGATCTCCCCTTTTTCCGCAACATCGATCCAGCACATCGGCACACCGTCTTCAACTCCTTTAAAGTTCGAAATTGCGTAAAAAACGAAATCATCTTACGCAAAGGAGACCCAAATGAATCATTTTTCATAGTTGCCAGCGGCCGGGTAACGGTTTTCAACGATGCAGAAGTCCCGATTTCCACACTCAGACAAGGTGATGTGTTCGGCGAGATGAGCCTGATCTGCGATGAGAATGTGGGAGCTACCGTACAGGCGGTAAACGTCTGCCGCCTGCTGCAGACTGACCGGCAACACTTCAGGAACATGCTCCAGATGCATCCAAGCCTGCAACATTATTTTACCCGTCTGTTTGCCAAACGGCTGACAGATACCAATAAAATGCGTTCAGACGAGTACGCGTCGGGCATGATCGGCACACTTGAAGAGATATCACTGGAAGCACTTTTTCAGACACTCCACCTCAATCAAAAGACGGGGGTCCTGACAATCACCCAGCTCTCAAAGGGAATAGCCCGTTTTTCCATGCGTAAAGGTGCGCTGATCAAAGCATACTATGCAGGCAGGAAAGGAAAGACGGCCTTCCAGAGCGTGCTTCATGAAAAAAATGGACGTTTCAAATTTCAGCAGGGCTTACCGGCAGAGGATGCAGGGCTGGCGGAAATTGGAAACTTCATGAAACTGCTCATGGAAGGGTTACAGAGCCTGGACGAACATGCAACAACCGGACGGTAA
- a CDS encoding succinate dehydrogenase cytochrome b subunit: protein MSWFIQTFRSSLGKKYIMALTGLLLGGFLLVHTIGNSTIFWGRSAFNAYAHHLHSLGVLVPIFEICLYAIFFLHVITGIILWLQNRKARGGKYEMLVNAGGRTIGSKTMIYTGAAIFVFILIHLVNFHFPVKTETKTISDFVTQVLNNPFFTLIYAAGISLLFIHLSHGFWSLLQTLGISHVKYDQPLRVIAWALAGIMGGVFLLITFLMVISRSQLL from the coding sequence ATGTCGTGGTTCATACAAACTTTTCGATCTTCATTGGGCAAAAAGTACATCATGGCTCTTACTGGGCTCTTGTTGGGCGGCTTCCTACTTGTCCATACAATAGGCAACAGTACGATTTTCTGGGGGAGAAGCGCGTTCAATGCCTATGCGCATCATCTGCATTCCTTGGGCGTCCTGGTTCCTATCTTTGAAATCTGTCTCTACGCCATCTTCTTCCTGCACGTCATTACCGGTATTATCCTCTGGTTGCAGAACAGAAAAGCGCGAGGCGGCAAGTACGAGATGCTGGTCAACGCCGGCGGCCGCACTATCGGCTCAAAAACCATGATTTACACGGGCGCGGCGATCTTTGTTTTTATCCTTATCCATCTGGTTAACTTTCATTTTCCGGTTAAAACTGAGACAAAAACAATCTCTGATTTTGTCACCCAGGTGCTGAACAATCCCTTTTTCACATTGATTTACGCAGCAGGTATCTCTCTTCTTTTTATCCACCTCAGCCATGGTTTTTGGTCACTGCTCCAGACCTTGGGAATCAGTCACGTGAAATACGATCAGCCACTTCGTGTCATAGCCTGGGCTTTGGCAGGGATCATGGGCGGCGTATTTTTATTGATCACCTTCCTTATGGTTATCTCTCGAAGTCAATTGCTTTGA
- a CDS encoding fumarate reductase/succinate dehydrogenase flavoprotein subunit, with the protein MQLDAKIPEGPIAEKWDKCRFSNKLVNPANKRKYEVIIVGTGLAGASAAATLGELGYNVKSFCIQDSARRAHSIAAQGGINAAKNYQGDGDSIFRLFYDTVKGGDFRAREANVYRLAQVANNIIDQCVAQGVPFAREYGGTLANRSFGGAQVSRTFYARGQTGQQLLLGAYSAMMRQVGAGKVKMYTRREMMDLVVVDGVAKGIIVRNLVTGEIEKYSAHAVVLATGGYGNVYFLSTNAMASNVTAAYRAYKKGAGFANPCFVQIHPTCIPVHGEFQSKLTLMSESLRNDGRVWVPKDPNETRKAADIPEQDRDYYLERKYPSFGNLVPRDVASRNAKQACDEGKGVGETKLGVYLDFADAIKRDGLDVILRKYGNLFHMYEKIADSDPTKEPMMIYPAVHYTMGGLWVDYNLMTTIPGLYATGECNFSDHGANRLGASALMQGLADGYFVLPYTIGDYLANVAPVPTNTDDPAFEAAANEVKEQINRLMKNTKSGKGGKTVDHYHKELGKVMWDYCGMSRNKEGLELALTKIPEIRAEFWEDVIVPGSGQELNQSLERAGRVADFLEFGELLVRDALHRNESCGGHFREESQTEENEAKRDDTNFSYAAVWEYKGQGTAPVMHKEPLVFEYVIPSQRSYK; encoded by the coding sequence ATGCAGCTTGACGCAAAAATACCAGAAGGACCGATAGCCGAAAAATGGGATAAGTGCCGTTTTTCCAACAAACTCGTTAACCCTGCCAACAAACGTAAATACGAAGTTATTATTGTGGGTACCGGCCTGGCAGGCGCATCCGCAGCCGCAACTCTCGGCGAGCTTGGGTACAATGTCAAATCATTTTGCATTCAAGACAGTGCCCGGCGTGCACACTCCATCGCTGCTCAGGGTGGAATCAATGCCGCTAAAAACTACCAGGGTGACGGCGACTCTATCTTTCGTCTTTTTTATGACACCGTCAAAGGCGGTGACTTCCGTGCCCGTGAGGCAAACGTCTACCGTCTTGCCCAGGTCGCCAACAACATCATCGACCAGTGTGTAGCCCAGGGTGTTCCGTTTGCCCGTGAATATGGCGGAACACTTGCCAATCGTTCCTTTGGCGGCGCTCAGGTATCCCGTACATTTTACGCCCGTGGACAGACAGGACAGCAACTGCTGCTGGGTGCCTACTCGGCCATGATGCGGCAGGTTGGTGCCGGTAAGGTGAAAATGTATACCCGTCGGGAGATGATGGATCTGGTTGTTGTCGACGGTGTAGCCAAAGGTATCATTGTTCGTAACCTGGTCACAGGCGAGATTGAGAAATACTCGGCACATGCCGTTGTTCTGGCCACCGGTGGCTACGGGAACGTGTACTTCCTGTCGACAAACGCCATGGCCTCCAACGTCACCGCAGCCTACCGTGCCTATAAAAAAGGCGCAGGGTTTGCCAACCCGTGCTTTGTTCAGATTCACCCGACCTGTATCCCGGTTCATGGGGAATTCCAATCAAAGCTGACTCTGATGAGTGAAAGTCTCCGTAATGACGGTCGCGTCTGGGTACCGAAGGATCCTAATGAAACCCGCAAGGCCGCCGACATCCCGGAACAGGATCGTGATTACTATCTTGAGCGCAAGTATCCCTCCTTCGGCAACCTTGTTCCCCGTGACGTTGCCTCCCGCAATGCCAAACAGGCCTGCGATGAGGGTAAAGGTGTCGGTGAAACCAAACTCGGTGTGTATCTTGACTTCGCCGATGCAATCAAGCGTGACGGCCTGGACGTTATCCTTCGTAAATACGGCAACCTGTTCCATATGTACGAAAAGATCGCGGACAGCGATCCGACTAAAGAACCGATGATGATCTACCCTGCGGTTCATTACACCATGGGTGGTCTCTGGGTTGATTACAATCTGATGACAACGATTCCCGGTCTGTATGCCACCGGAGAGTGTAACTTCTCCGACCACGGTGCCAACCGGCTCGGTGCCTCAGCGCTCATGCAGGGTCTGGCGGACGGCTATTTTGTCCTGCCGTATACAATTGGCGACTACTTGGCCAATGTTGCACCAGTGCCGACCAATACTGATGATCCTGCCTTTGAAGCGGCTGCAAACGAAGTGAAAGAGCAGATCAACCGACTGATGAAAAATACCAAGAGCGGCAAAGGCGGCAAGACCGTTGACCATTACCATAAGGAACTCGGTAAGGTCATGTGGGATTACTGCGGTATGTCGCGAAACAAGGAAGGTCTGGAACTCGCTTTGACAAAAATACCGGAAATTCGTGCCGAATTCTGGGAAGATGTCATTGTTCCTGGTTCCGGCCAAGAGCTCAACCAGTCTCTGGAGCGAGCCGGCCGGGTTGCCGATTTCCTTGAGTTTGGTGAACTTCTGGTTCGAGATGCGTTACATCGTAACGAATCCTGCGGCGGCCACTTCAGAGAAGAGAGCCAGACAGAGGAAAACGAGGCTAAACGAGACGACACCAACTTCAGCTATGCAGCTGTGTGGGAATACAAGGGGCAGGGCACAGCACCGGTAATGCACAAAGAGCCACTGGTCTTTGAATATGTTATTCCTTCGCAACGCAGTTACAAGTAA
- a CDS encoding succinate dehydrogenase/fumarate reductase iron-sulfur subunit yields the protein MSSKTINIIVKIWRQNGPLAKGAFEEHALKDISTDSSFLEMIDVLNEWLTIKGLEPIAFDHDCREGICGMCGAMVNGIAHGPDKETTLCQLHMRRFKNGDTIVIEPFRSQGFPIVKDLIVDRSALDRIISAGGYVSVNTGSPQDGNTILIPQHVAELAMDAAACIGCGACVAQCPNSVPMLFIGAKVSQLALLPQGKLEAKKRAINMVMQMDKEGFGNCGNERECENVCPKGISIRNIARLNREFLKASFTIDH from the coding sequence ATGTCATCGAAAACGATTAATATAATAGTAAAAATTTGGCGACAGAATGGTCCTCTGGCAAAAGGTGCTTTTGAGGAACATGCTCTCAAGGACATCAGTACTGACAGTTCATTTTTAGAGATGATTGATGTACTGAATGAGTGGTTAACCATCAAAGGATTAGAGCCCATTGCGTTTGACCATGACTGCCGCGAAGGTATCTGCGGCATGTGCGGGGCAATGGTCAACGGCATTGCACACGGACCTGATAAAGAAACAACCCTTTGTCAGCTGCATATGCGTCGGTTCAAAAATGGAGACACCATCGTTATTGAACCTTTTCGCTCCCAGGGATTTCCGATCGTTAAAGACCTTATTGTCGATCGGTCAGCCCTTGATCGCATTATCTCCGCCGGTGGGTATGTTTCTGTAAATACCGGTTCACCTCAGGACGGCAACACTATTCTTATCCCTCAGCATGTTGCTGAATTGGCCATGGACGCGGCCGCATGCATCGGTTGCGGTGCCTGTGTCGCTCAATGCCCCAACAGTGTACCAATGTTGTTTATTGGTGCCAAAGTCTCCCAGCTTGCGCTGCTGCCGCAGGGAAAATTAGAAGCGAAAAAGCGTGCCATCAACATGGTTATGCAAATGGACAAGGAAGGTTTTGGTAACTGCGGCAACGAAAGAGAGTGCGAAAACGTCTGCCCAAAAGGTATATCCATTCGCAATATCGCTCGTTTGAACAGAGAATTTCTTAAAGCCTCGTTCACGATCGATCACTGA